From a single Oceanobacillus kimchii X50 genomic region:
- a CDS encoding EscU/YscU/HrcU family type III secretion system export apparatus switch protein, giving the protein MIEKRHKAAALRYNQDNNIAPKVTATGKGLVADEIIKRATENNVPVMKDESLVEILAELNINESIPDELYMAVAEVFAFVYKADKEFKNTDS; this is encoded by the coding sequence ATGATAGAAAAACGACATAAGGCAGCAGCACTTCGTTATAATCAAGACAATAATATAGCACCAAAAGTTACTGCAACTGGGAAGGGATTAGTCGCTGATGAAATTATAAAGCGAGCAACAGAAAATAATGTTCCAGTTATGAAGGATGAATCTTTAGTAGAAATACTTGCAGAATTAAACATTAATGAATCTATTCCAGATGAGTTATACATGGCAGTTGCGGAAGTGTTTGCATTTGTTTACAAAGCAGATAAAGAATTTAAGAATACTGATTCATAA